Proteins encoded by one window of Salirhabdus salicampi:
- a CDS encoding chemotaxis protein CheW, with amino-acid sequence MGEGTKSEKVIVFQLGEEEYGVSIDYVGSIERTQPITRVPHTPSFVKGVMNLRSEITPVIDLRERFQLEQIAYTDQTRIIVVQVGEKQLGMIVDGANDVVDVPVSSIEPAPEIVDTNENYYIRGVAKVGERLLLLLHLDEVLSTDELQQLS; translated from the coding sequence ATGGGAGAAGGTACGAAAAGTGAGAAGGTCATTGTGTTTCAGTTAGGAGAAGAGGAGTATGGTGTCTCGATTGACTATGTTGGCTCGATTGAGCGTACACAGCCCATAACTAGGGTGCCACATACACCGTCATTTGTAAAAGGAGTCATGAATTTGAGGAGTGAAATTACTCCTGTAATCGATTTGCGTGAACGTTTTCAGTTAGAGCAAATTGCATATACAGACCAAACTCGCATTATTGTTGTCCAAGTAGGAGAAAAGCAACTAGGAATGATTGTCGATGGAGCTAACGATGTCGTTGATGTTCCGGTAAGTTCAATTGAACCTGCTCCGGAAATCGTGGATACGAATGAAAATTACTATATAAGAGGAGTTGCAAAAGTAGGGGAACGATTACTTTTGTTACTACATTTAGATGAAGTATTATCAACTGATGAATTACAACAGTTGTCATAA
- a CDS encoding chemotaxis protein CheA, with translation MDTSQYISLFIEESNEHLQLMNDYLLKLEKDPSNEQIVTNIFRSAHTIKGMAATMGFVEMSDVTHKLENIFELIRQKQININSSLLDVVFQAVQQLESVIEDITNGGTGSKSVDRVIYELERIEKHATIKSEIEDTNEFISLPELETIFGKVQDPDNLRKAEKENNIIYYLHVMLQRDTRLKSARAYMVFHALRDIGELVEANPSMDELEFETFGHTLDILFLSKVKKQLIQQRIENISEIADVQIKLVSIHSNQMEEKNELPPDTSPTLEKEAVKRAITNQKSIRVNVGKLDQLMNLFEQFVIDRGRLEKIANDLQERELQDTVDRISRVSSNMQDIILNMRMVPIEHVFKRFPKMVRKLTRELNKNIQFHMEGEETELDRNIIEQIGDPLVHLIRNSIDHGIESPGDRVERGKPPEGKLVLRAYQSGNQVIIEVEDDGHGINKEKIVQQALSKGLIHEEQRGHLSEDQIFELVMTSGFSTAEEISNISGRGVGLDVVKNTIESIGGSISIHSKRIQGTRFTIRLPLTLSIVSVMLVQSEQETYGIPITSIVETIMYKKVNIHNIQQQEMIFYRNKTIPLMHLADLFQIPKSNQTVHDSSSIIIVRKGERMAGIVVDSAIGQQEVVLKSLGKYLTNIHAISGATILGDGQVALVIDSNVLVK, from the coding sequence ATGGATACGAGTCAATATATATCACTATTCATTGAGGAAAGTAATGAACATTTACAACTCATGAATGATTATCTATTGAAGCTCGAAAAGGATCCGTCAAACGAGCAAATTGTGACGAATATCTTTCGTTCAGCCCACACCATAAAAGGGATGGCTGCCACAATGGGCTTTGTAGAAATGAGTGACGTCACACATAAACTCGAAAATATATTTGAATTGATTCGTCAGAAGCAAATTAACATCAATTCAAGTTTACTTGATGTTGTGTTTCAGGCGGTGCAACAGTTGGAAAGTGTGATTGAAGATATAACAAACGGGGGAACTGGAAGCAAAAGCGTTGATCGTGTCATCTATGAACTCGAGCGTATTGAAAAACATGCAACCATAAAAAGTGAGATCGAAGATACGAACGAGTTCATTTCTCTACCAGAACTAGAAACTATTTTTGGTAAAGTTCAAGATCCAGATAATTTAAGAAAAGCCGAAAAAGAAAACAATATAATTTATTACCTCCATGTAATGTTGCAGAGGGATACCCGGCTCAAGTCCGCACGGGCGTATATGGTGTTTCATGCCTTACGTGATATAGGTGAATTGGTTGAGGCGAATCCAAGTATGGACGAGTTAGAATTTGAAACATTTGGTCATACATTGGACATCTTATTTTTATCAAAAGTGAAAAAACAGTTGATCCAACAACGAATTGAAAACATATCTGAAATTGCTGATGTTCAAATCAAATTAGTGTCAATCCATTCAAACCAAATGGAAGAAAAAAATGAATTGCCACCAGATACCTCGCCTACTTTAGAGAAGGAAGCAGTCAAACGAGCCATTACAAACCAAAAGTCCATTAGAGTTAATGTTGGCAAATTAGATCAATTGATGAACCTCTTTGAACAGTTTGTCATAGATCGAGGCCGTTTAGAAAAAATCGCCAATGATTTACAAGAGCGCGAATTACAGGATACTGTAGACCGTATTTCAAGAGTATCGAGTAATATGCAAGACATTATTTTAAATATGAGAATGGTACCGATTGAGCATGTGTTCAAACGATTTCCCAAAATGGTAAGGAAACTGACGAGGGAATTAAACAAAAATATTCAATTCCACATGGAAGGGGAAGAAACGGAGCTAGACCGAAACATTATCGAACAAATAGGGGACCCGTTAGTTCACCTAATCCGAAATTCAATAGATCATGGCATCGAATCCCCAGGCGATCGTGTAGAACGAGGGAAACCACCAGAAGGGAAGCTCGTTCTTCGTGCGTATCAAAGTGGAAATCAAGTAATCATCGAAGTAGAAGATGACGGGCATGGGATTAATAAGGAGAAAATTGTGCAACAAGCGTTATCGAAAGGCCTTATTCATGAAGAACAACGGGGCCATTTATCTGAAGATCAAATTTTTGAATTAGTAATGACGAGCGGATTCTCCACAGCTGAAGAAATTTCAAACATTTCTGGACGTGGTGTAGGATTAGATGTTGTGAAAAATACAATTGAATCCATCGGTGGTTCAATTTCTATCCACTCTAAAAGAATACAAGGTACACGCTTTACTATCCGATTACCTTTAACTTTATCAATTGTATCGGTAATGTTAGTACAATCCGAACAGGAAACATATGGTATTCCGATTACTTCGATTGTAGAAACAATCATGTATAAAAAAGTGAACATACACAACATTCAACAGCAAGAAATGATTTTTTACCGAAACAAAACGATCCCACTTATGCACCTAGCAGATTTATTTCAAATTCCTAAGTCAAATCAAACAGTACATGATTCCTCTTCTATTATAATTGTTCGGAAAGGGGAACGAATGGCAGGAATTGTAGTTGATTCAGCGATTGGTCAGCAGGAAGTGGTACTAAAGTCATTAGGAAAGTACTTAACGAACATTCATGCAATATCAGGTGCGACAATCTTAGGGGACGGACAAGTTGCTTTAGTAATTGATAGTAATGTGCTAGTAAAGTAA
- a CDS encoding protein-glutamate methylesterase/protein-glutamine glutaminase, which produces MKPIRVLVVDDSAFMRKVIRDMLGTSNNIDVISTARNGTDGLKKTLSLRPDVITLDVEMPIMNGLEMLEHVMKECPTPTLMLSHSTLQGAENTVKALSIGAVDFLAKPANPLSISGHEIKEELIGKVYNAAQANLSQKRSRLFSSTQNITRGNTPYKNYRNIIAIGASTGGPKTLQTVLTSLQEDFPAPVVIAQHLPPRFTKSLANRLDRLSAIRVKEAEHDEILRDGTAYIAPGGHHLKIDGTGQQWRAMISPVKDHLHYSPSVNILFESIAQLPKSYAVAVVLTGMGQDGADGLQLIKGNNNPSVVIAQSEETSVVFGMPKAALSTNCVDEVQHIQDIGNRIIQLLNQ; this is translated from the coding sequence TTGAAACCCATTCGTGTTCTTGTAGTAGATGATTCAGCATTCATGAGAAAAGTAATCCGTGATATGTTAGGCACCTCAAATAACATTGACGTGATTAGCACGGCTAGAAATGGTACTGATGGTTTAAAAAAAACGTTGTCATTACGACCAGATGTCATTACTTTAGATGTGGAAATGCCTATCATGAATGGTCTCGAAATGTTGGAACACGTGATGAAAGAATGCCCAACTCCTACTCTTATGCTTTCCCATTCAACATTGCAAGGTGCTGAGAACACCGTAAAAGCCCTGAGCATAGGGGCGGTAGATTTTTTGGCGAAACCTGCTAATCCGTTATCCATTTCTGGTCACGAAATTAAAGAGGAACTCATCGGTAAAGTTTATAACGCTGCACAAGCGAACCTTTCACAAAAGAGGAGTCGACTATTCAGCAGTACCCAAAACATAACACGGGGGAACACGCCTTACAAAAACTATCGAAACATTATAGCAATCGGGGCTTCGACAGGGGGACCAAAGACTCTGCAAACTGTATTAACCTCATTACAAGAAGACTTTCCTGCTCCGGTAGTAATTGCTCAACATTTACCACCTCGCTTCACAAAGTCTTTGGCCAATCGTTTAGATCGATTAAGTGCTATCCGTGTGAAAGAAGCAGAACATGATGAAATATTAAGGGACGGAACAGCGTACATCGCTCCAGGTGGTCACCATTTAAAAATTGATGGTACAGGCCAACAATGGAGGGCGATGATTAGTCCGGTAAAGGACCATCTACATTATAGTCCGTCGGTGAATATACTTTTTGAATCGATTGCACAATTGCCTAAATCATATGCAGTTGCAGTCGTGTTAACCGGAATGGGCCAAGATGGAGCTGACGGATTACAACTCATTAAGGGTAACAATAACCCTTCTGTTGTGATTGCCCAATCGGAAGAGACATCAGTTGTTTTTGGGATGCCGAAAGCTGCTCTCTCAACAAACTGTGTAGATGAAGTGCAACACATTCAAGACATTGGAAATCGGATTATACAACTGTTGAACCAATAG
- a CDS encoding MinD/ParA family protein — protein sequence MNDQAARLRELVSRGKTVKEAKTIAILSGKGGVGKSNIALNFAIGLSQQQKKVLLFDLDFGMGNIDILMGVSPKKTIIDLFRDPSLSLSNIIEEGPEGLSYIAGGSGLSGVFEMEQAYFDRFLSQLSEITYNYDYIIFDMGAGITHEHMNFALAAHECFIVTTTEMTAITDAYSVMKNVTAKQPNLPLYLIVNRTFQDKEGISTQNRLQQVASQFLKKDIHLLGMIPDDYAVVEAVKKQSPFTISNPRSLVSRKMRKLISDYLHGAQTIENHSFVTKLKMMFRGR from the coding sequence ATGAATGATCAAGCAGCAAGACTACGTGAGCTTGTGAGCCGTGGAAAAACGGTAAAGGAAGCAAAGACGATTGCAATTTTAAGTGGAAAAGGTGGAGTTGGGAAATCGAATATCGCCTTGAACTTTGCCATCGGTCTAAGTCAACAGCAAAAGAAAGTGTTGCTATTTGATTTAGATTTCGGTATGGGAAACATTGATATATTGATGGGGGTTTCACCTAAGAAGACCATCATTGATTTGTTTCGTGACCCTAGTTTGTCACTCTCGAATATTATCGAGGAAGGACCAGAAGGGTTGTCATATATTGCTGGCGGTTCAGGACTATCAGGTGTTTTTGAAATGGAACAGGCATATTTTGATAGATTTTTGTCTCAATTAAGTGAGATTACCTACAACTATGATTATATTATCTTTGATATGGGCGCAGGAATCACGCATGAACATATGAATTTTGCTCTCGCTGCCCACGAATGTTTTATTGTAACAACAACAGAGATGACTGCGATAACGGATGCCTACTCTGTCATGAAAAATGTGACAGCTAAGCAACCAAATCTACCACTCTATTTAATTGTGAACCGTACGTTCCAGGACAAAGAAGGAATTTCTACTCAAAATCGATTACAGCAAGTTGCGAGTCAATTTTTAAAAAAAGACATTCATTTATTAGGAATGATTCCTGATGATTATGCTGTAGTTGAAGCAGTAAAGAAACAGTCGCCATTTACGATATCTAACCCACGTTCACTTGTTAGTAGAAAAATGAGGAAATTGATAAGCGATTATTTACATGGTGCACAGACGATTGAGAATCACTCGTTTGTGACGAAACTGAAAATGATGTTTAGGGGAAGGTAG
- the flhF gene encoding flagellar biosynthesis protein FlhF: MKVKKFKAPTMIEAMHLVRKELGNDAVILNSKEVNKKGMLGLFRKKDIEVIAATDPQPVQHKVASKREDSVKPLIDRNELSERLRNSEREKGTSTSEQSLKQKDTIPYPEQVQSMYNHLLEIGISEDNAKEIVDYLFEQYYLHKKQATDKDIKKWIEEFIESNIRNLTFGAPGDEKKILHFIGPTGVGKTTTIAKVAAKASIEEGKKVSLITTDTYRIAAIEQLKTYAKILNIPIEIVYNSDDYIQAIEKFQSYDLVLIDTAGRNYKDRQYAEQLKSLTPHKTENEEAYLVLSLNTREKDIYEICDQLIDLPIHRFIFTKCDEASNFGTIYNVMMKYKKGVAYFTTGQVVPDDIEVASTANMISTIMEGRKQ, from the coding sequence ATGAAGGTAAAAAAATTTAAAGCACCCACAATGATTGAAGCTATGCACCTTGTGCGTAAGGAATTAGGGAATGACGCTGTTATATTGAATTCAAAGGAAGTTAACAAAAAAGGAATGCTAGGCCTGTTTCGCAAAAAAGACATTGAAGTCATAGCTGCTACTGACCCGCAACCAGTTCAACATAAAGTTGCGTCAAAAAGAGAGGACAGCGTAAAACCATTGATTGATCGTAATGAACTGTCTGAAAGGCTACGGAATTCTGAACGTGAGAAAGGGACTAGTACATCTGAACAGTCTTTAAAGCAAAAGGATACGATTCCTTATCCTGAGCAAGTACAAAGTATGTACAATCATTTATTAGAGATAGGCATATCAGAGGATAATGCTAAGGAGATTGTTGATTATCTATTTGAACAATATTATCTACACAAAAAACAAGCAACTGACAAAGATATAAAAAAGTGGATTGAGGAATTTATCGAGTCAAACATTCGTAATTTGACCTTTGGTGCACCTGGTGATGAGAAAAAGATCTTACATTTTATCGGACCTACAGGTGTAGGGAAAACGACGACGATTGCAAAAGTGGCAGCTAAAGCATCTATTGAAGAAGGAAAGAAGGTCTCACTCATAACAACAGACACGTACCGAATTGCAGCAATCGAACAGTTAAAAACGTATGCGAAAATCTTAAATATACCGATAGAAATTGTTTATAACAGTGATGACTATATACAAGCTATCGAAAAATTCCAGTCATACGATCTTGTTTTAATTGACACTGCAGGGAGAAACTATAAAGACCGTCAATACGCAGAGCAACTAAAAAGTTTAACACCTCATAAAACGGAAAATGAGGAAGCTTACCTTGTGCTATCTCTGAATACGAGGGAGAAAGATATATATGAAATTTGTGATCAACTAATCGACCTTCCGATTCATCGCTTTATCTTTACTAAATGTGATGAAGCGTCTAATTTTGGTACGATATACAATGTCATGATGAAATATAAAAAAGGTGTTGCTTATTTCACAACCGGACAAGTTGTTCCAGACGATATCGAAGTTGCTTCGACTGCAAATATGATCTCCACGATAATGGAGGGCAGAAAACAATGA
- the flhA gene encoding flagellar biosynthesis protein FlhA, which produces MAIKDLSVLFGVILIIIMLVIPLPGWMLSLFILFNITLALIVILVAMNTREVLEFSIFPSLLLLMTLFRLGLNVSTTRSILSEGEAGQVIDTFGSFVIGNNPLVGFVIFLILVIIQFIVITKGSERVSEVAARFTLDAMPGKQMSIDADLNAGMISEHEAKDRREKIEKESDFYGAMDGASKFVKGDAIAGIVIVIINVIFGLIIGMAQLGLTFNESVNLFMRLTVGDGLVSQIPALLIATATGIIVTRVASEGNLSQEVTSQLFRYPKLLYIAAGSIFLLGLTPINFGLTLMIALLLASGGYWIQRSVVAQQAVEETEEEEELETNTTTPENVVQLMNMDPIEFEFGYALIPLADSSQGGDLLDRIVMIRRQLALELGVVVPVVRIRDNIQLNPNEYCLKIKGNEVAKGEIYTDHYLAMSPGMDDEDLEGIDTVEPAFGMPAKWIPEELKDEAELSGYTVVDPPSVVSTHITEVLKSNAHELIGRQETKQLIDHLKESYPILVEEVTPEPLSIGDVQKVLAKLLKEQVSIRNLPVIFETLADFGKMTNDTDLLVEYVRQSLSAQITKQYCSDNNMLKVITLSGKIEKMIAENVQQTEHGNYLALDPESQQSVIQSVHKEVEQMAMQEETPIILCSPAIRMYFKQLIERYIPNVVVLSYNELEPNVEVQSTGVVNVA; this is translated from the coding sequence ATGGCTATAAAAGATTTATCTGTATTATTTGGAGTTATACTAATAATTATCATGCTCGTTATACCTTTGCCAGGATGGATGTTAAGTTTATTTATTCTGTTTAATATTACGTTAGCCCTTATTGTCATATTAGTAGCCATGAACACAAGGGAAGTGTTGGAATTTTCCATTTTCCCATCCCTGCTGTTACTGATGACATTGTTTCGATTAGGGTTAAACGTATCGACTACTCGATCGATTCTTTCTGAAGGAGAAGCAGGACAAGTAATCGATACATTCGGTTCATTTGTGATTGGAAACAATCCATTAGTCGGTTTTGTTATCTTTTTAATTCTTGTTATTATCCAATTTATTGTGATAACGAAGGGGTCTGAGCGTGTTTCCGAGGTTGCAGCCCGTTTTACATTGGATGCGATGCCTGGTAAACAGATGAGTATAGATGCAGATTTAAATGCAGGAATGATATCAGAACACGAAGCGAAAGACCGACGTGAAAAAATTGAAAAAGAATCGGATTTTTATGGGGCTATGGATGGTGCGAGTAAATTCGTAAAAGGTGACGCAATTGCTGGGATTGTCATTGTTATTATTAATGTTATTTTTGGTCTTATTATTGGTATGGCCCAGCTCGGTCTAACCTTTAACGAATCTGTAAACCTTTTTATGCGCCTAACTGTAGGTGATGGACTTGTTTCCCAAATCCCTGCGTTATTAATTGCAACAGCGACAGGTATTATTGTGACACGGGTAGCCTCTGAAGGGAACTTAAGTCAAGAAGTAACATCTCAACTATTTAGATATCCAAAATTACTATACATTGCAGCTGGATCGATTTTTTTACTAGGTCTAACTCCGATTAACTTCGGCCTTACTCTTATGATTGCCTTACTCCTTGCCTCTGGCGGATATTGGATTCAACGTTCTGTTGTTGCTCAACAGGCAGTGGAAGAAACAGAGGAAGAGGAGGAACTTGAAACCAATACAACTACACCGGAAAATGTGGTTCAATTAATGAACATGGACCCGATTGAGTTTGAATTTGGTTATGCTCTCATACCGTTGGCAGATTCTTCTCAAGGTGGAGATTTATTAGACCGAATTGTTATGATTAGAAGACAATTAGCCTTAGAATTAGGAGTTGTAGTTCCTGTCGTACGAATAAGGGATAATATTCAACTGAACCCGAATGAATATTGTTTGAAAATCAAAGGGAACGAAGTTGCAAAAGGCGAAATTTATACTGATCACTATTTAGCAATGAGCCCTGGAATGGATGATGAAGATTTAGAGGGGATCGACACAGTTGAGCCTGCTTTCGGTATGCCTGCAAAATGGATTCCGGAAGAACTGAAAGATGAAGCAGAATTATCGGGATATACAGTCGTAGATCCGCCGTCAGTTGTTTCCACACACATTACAGAAGTGTTGAAGTCAAACGCTCACGAACTCATTGGTCGTCAAGAAACAAAACAGCTTATCGACCACTTAAAAGAGAGTTATCCAATTTTAGTAGAAGAAGTAACCCCAGAACCGTTATCAATTGGGGACGTCCAAAAAGTATTGGCGAAATTACTAAAAGAGCAAGTTTCCATTCGGAACCTGCCTGTAATTTTTGAAACGCTAGCTGACTTTGGCAAAATGACAAATGATACAGATTTATTAGTAGAATATGTGAGACAATCTCTGTCGGCCCAAATTACAAAACAATATTGTTCAGATAACAATATGTTGAAGGTCATTACCCTTTCAGGAAAGATTGAGAAGATGATTGCGGAAAACGTACAGCAAACCGAACATGGAAACTATTTAGCGTTAGATCCAGAATCTCAACAGTCGGTTATTCAATCTGTTCACAAGGAAGTAGAACAAATGGCAATGCAAGAAGAAACGCCGATTATTTTATGCTCACCTGCAATTCGGATGTATTTCAAACAGTTAATTGAGCGATATATACCGAATGTCGTTGTTCTATCTTATAATGAATTAGAACCGAATGTTGAAGTGCAAAGTACAGGAGTGGTGAATGTAGCATGA
- the flhB gene encoding flagellar biosynthesis protein FlhB — protein MKVLSLDLQFFSQEKTEKATPKKRQDSRKKGQVAKSQDVNTAILLFMMFLLFIFWGKYLQQSFSAIYTKSFTEYIHWNISEENVATMFLDTTIEVTKVMAPILLVAVIAGLTSNLLQIGFLFTTEPLKFNLNKIDPIKGAKKIFSVRALVELLKSLLKITIIGTITFAILWLNKDEMMLLSLKDIENSIGFFGQITIMMGVAASIALLCLSILDYMYQRYDHEKNIKMSKQDMKDEYKNMEGDPLIKSKLKEKRRQMSMQRMMSEVPKADVVITNPTHYAVAIKYDEEKASAPYVIAKGVDYVALKIREVAKANHVETVENRFLARSLYSGVEIGQEIDEQFYQAVAEVLAYVYQTENKA, from the coding sequence ATGAAGGTCCTTTCATTGGATCTCCAATTTTTCTCACAAGAAAAAACTGAGAAAGCTACTCCCAAAAAAAGACAAGATTCACGTAAAAAAGGACAAGTGGCTAAAAGTCAAGACGTAAACACAGCTATTTTATTATTTATGATGTTCCTCTTATTTATCTTCTGGGGGAAGTATTTACAACAATCTTTCTCTGCCATTTATACGAAGAGTTTTACGGAGTATATTCATTGGAACATTAGTGAAGAAAATGTCGCTACTATGTTTTTAGACACTACCATTGAAGTTACGAAGGTGATGGCTCCTATTTTATTAGTAGCTGTTATCGCGGGTCTTACTTCGAACTTATTACAGATTGGCTTTTTATTTACGACTGAACCATTAAAGTTTAATTTAAATAAAATTGACCCCATTAAGGGTGCAAAGAAAATCTTTTCTGTAAGAGCCTTAGTAGAGTTGCTGAAATCTCTGCTCAAAATTACCATTATCGGGACGATTACATTCGCCATCTTATGGCTTAACAAAGATGAAATGATGCTCCTTTCTTTAAAGGATATAGAAAACTCTATCGGGTTTTTCGGCCAAATCACAATTATGATGGGGGTAGCCGCATCAATCGCCCTACTTTGTCTCTCGATCTTAGACTATATGTATCAACGATATGACCATGAGAAAAATATTAAAATGTCGAAACAAGATATGAAAGATGAGTATAAAAACATGGAAGGTGACCCGCTCATCAAATCGAAGCTAAAAGAAAAAAGAAGACAAATGAGTATGCAGCGGATGATGAGTGAAGTGCCGAAAGCTGACGTTGTCATTACAAACCCAACCCATTATGCTGTTGCGATAAAATATGATGAAGAAAAGGCCAGTGCACCATACGTTATTGCCAAAGGTGTTGATTATGTTGCCTTGAAAATACGTGAAGTGGCCAAAGCAAATCACGTTGAGACAGTAGAAAATCGCTTTTTAGCCCGCTCTTTATACAGTGGGGTGGAAATCGGTCAGGAAATAGATGAACAGTTTTATCAAGCAGTAGCGGAAGTTTTAGCTTATGTTTATCAAACGGAGAACAAGGCATAA
- the fliR gene encoding flagellar biosynthetic protein FliR has product MELFDLLRLPGFLLIFARVTGFFLMIPLFSYRGIPARHKMGLIFFLTWIMFYSVQIPVMAIDGQYFMLLLKELMVGIMIGFIAYLILAAIQIAGGFIDFQMGFAIANVIDPQTGAQSPLIGQFLYTITLLFLITVDAHHMLLDGIFYSYDFIPMEQMIPFEEGSIPLFLIKMFSLMFLIAFQMSIPIVGCLFLVDVALGIVARTVPQLNVFVVGLPLKIFVSFAVLLVSFGIYIILVRQLFETMIKAMRDLMILIGGA; this is encoded by the coding sequence ATGGAACTATTTGATTTGTTGAGATTACCCGGTTTTTTACTCATATTTGCTAGAGTGACAGGGTTTTTTCTTATGATCCCGCTCTTTTCATATCGAGGTATCCCTGCACGACATAAAATGGGTCTTATCTTCTTTTTAACATGGATTATGTTTTATAGTGTTCAAATTCCTGTAATGGCCATTGACGGACAGTATTTTATGCTTTTATTAAAAGAGCTGATGGTCGGGATTATGATTGGATTCATTGCATATTTAATTTTAGCAGCAATCCAAATTGCTGGTGGTTTTATCGATTTTCAGATGGGGTTTGCTATTGCTAACGTGATTGATCCACAAACAGGTGCTCAAAGCCCGTTAATTGGTCAATTTTTATATACGATTACGTTGCTTTTCCTAATTACTGTGGACGCACACCATATGTTACTTGATGGTATCTTTTATAGTTATGATTTTATCCCGATGGAACAAATGATTCCCTTTGAAGAAGGATCCATTCCGTTATTTCTAATCAAAATGTTCAGTTTAATGTTTCTAATCGCTTTTCAAATGTCGATTCCAATTGTAGGATGCCTCTTTTTAGTTGACGTCGCATTAGGTATTGTCGCAAGGACAGTTCCGCAATTAAACGTGTTCGTTGTAGGTTTACCGTTAAAAATATTCGTCAGTTTTGCCGTTCTTCTCGTTTCTTTTGGGATTTATATTATTCTTGTACGTCAATTGTTTGAAACGATGATAAAAGCTATGAGAGATTTAATGATTTTGATAGGAGGGGCTTAA
- the fliQ gene encoding flagellar biosynthesis protein FliQ, giving the protein MNSDFVISLAERGVYTLLLVTGPILILALVVGLLVSIFQATTQIQEQTLAFIPKIIAVFVGIVFFGPWMLVKMIDYTMGILKNLHTVIG; this is encoded by the coding sequence GTGAACAGTGATTTTGTTATATCTCTTGCGGAAAGAGGGGTCTATACCCTTTTGTTAGTGACAGGTCCTATCCTCATTTTAGCGCTCGTGGTAGGGCTGCTCGTGAGTATCTTTCAGGCGACGACGCAAATTCAAGAGCAAACGTTAGCCTTTATACCGAAAATTATTGCGGTTTTTGTTGGGATAGTCTTTTTTGGCCCATGGATGCTCGTCAAAATGATCGATTATACAATGGGTATCTTAAAAAATTTGCATACAGTGATAGGGTAG
- the fliP gene encoding flagellar type III secretion system pore protein FliP (The bacterial flagellar biogenesis protein FliP forms a type III secretion system (T3SS)-type pore required for flagellar assembly.): MNEFVNLFSETDPGTLSTSIRLLLLLTVLALAPSILILMTSFTRIIIVLSFVRTSLATQQMPPNQILIGLALFLTFFIMAPTFNEVNEQALQPLFNEEITIDEAYDRASLPVKEFMAQHTRQKDLSLFLDYAGAEAPATLEDIPLSTLIPAFAISELKTAFQMGFMIFVPFLIIDMAVASILMSMGMMMLPPVMISLPFKILLFVLVDGWYLITHSLLQSF; this comes from the coding sequence ATGAATGAATTTGTAAACTTATTCTCCGAAACGGATCCTGGTACGCTTTCTACTTCTATTAGACTATTACTTCTTTTAACGGTCTTAGCATTAGCTCCAAGTATTCTTATATTAATGACTAGTTTTACAAGGATTATTATCGTGTTGTCCTTTGTGCGAACTTCTTTGGCAACACAACAAATGCCACCTAACCAAATCTTAATTGGATTAGCGTTATTTTTAACATTTTTTATAATGGCTCCTACTTTTAACGAAGTAAATGAGCAAGCACTACAACCGTTATTTAACGAGGAAATTACGATTGATGAAGCGTATGACCGAGCAAGTTTACCTGTAAAAGAATTTATGGCACAACATACTCGGCAAAAGGATTTGTCTTTATTTTTAGATTATGCGGGGGCAGAGGCACCAGCAACACTCGAAGACATTCCGTTATCGACACTGATACCTGCATTCGCCATTAGTGAGTTAAAAACTGCGTTTCAAATGGGTTTTATGATTTTTGTTCCCTTCTTAATTATTGATATGGCTGTAGCCAGTATTTTAATGTCAATGGGAATGATGATGTTACCGCCTGTAATGATTTCTCTACCATTTAAAATCTTATTATTTGTGTTAGTGGATGGTTGGTATTTAATTACCCATTCATTATTACAAAGTTTCTAG